In Verrucomicrobiota bacterium, the DNA window TTTGCGGGGGGGAATAAACGCGATAAGCCCGCTGGAGGAAAGAAGATTATTTCATTGGCCGTATCCCCTTACTGAGGGGCTCCCATTGCTCTGCGTCACTTGCGCACTGGCGTTCCAGAAAGCTGGCGCTAAAATCGCTGCTTGGTCGGCGCGCCCCTTCCTGGCGGTTCGGATCTGCAACAACAACGTGAAGTCATTCGACGCGAGTTGTTCCGCACCACGACCGTCGGCTCGTTGATTCTTTTGATCGTCATCGTCCTCGCGGTTCTCGCTCTTTACGCTGCGCTCCGCGCCAACTGGAACGCGGACGAAGCCCGACGAGCCTCCCAATCCGCTCAAGATCAGATCTGGAGCGCCTACCTGGCCCAGGCGCGATCTGCTCGACTGAGCGGCCAGCGGGGCGGACCCTGGCCAGCTTGCCCGGGCCGGGATTCATGTACTCGACGCTCAGCCGGGACGGCCGGTTCGTCGCGGTCGGAAAGGGCGTGTGGGATTGGCAAGAGATGCGGCTGGTCTTGGAATTGCCGCCGCAGGACCTCGCCCGCAGACTGCGCTCTGCCTTCAGTCCGGACGGAACGTGGTTCGTGAAGTCCACGAGCAGCGACTACACGTTCCACGAAGTTGGGACTTGGAGAGAAGGCCGCCGGTTGCTCCGCAACGTGCCTTCGCCAACCACTTTCGGTCGAGTGGTTGAAGGAACGCCCGCGGCGCTACCAAGCTCTCGCGCAGAAGTCGCAGAGTTTCATCGAAAGCATTGAACAGGCAAACAGCGACGAGTGACGATCTGGAGTCGATTAGGCGTGGGTTCGATTATGCGGCTTTGACTTCGTGTTCTGCACTTCTCTTGAACGTCACCTTTTGGGCCATTTCACTCGAATGCTGGTCGCGCAAGTGGCCATAGATTTTCGCGGCCGTCTCGAATGTGATTCGCGGATCGCTGCCTGAGGTCAGCAACTCCTGCTCCTCTTTGACTTCCCTGATCTTGTCCGGTAACCGCTGAGCAGCGGTCGTAAGAACGTCAGTTTCGAGGCCTCGCCAAATCAGCTTGCCGTTAAGCCGGAAGCGAGCAAAATATGTCCCGGATGAACTGTTGCGAACGAGATTTCCGAACTTGGTCTTCTGCCAAAGGGCCTCGGTTCTTGGCCGTTTGTGTGTTTAATGTCTCTCTAAAGAAGACAAGTATAGAAATGTCAAATTCGCCTTCATCGGTTAATCTGTAAGTTGTTATTAGAAAGCATAGTGCGCCCGTAGCTCAGTTGGATAGAGCATCTGCCTTCTAAGCAGAGGGTCCCGCGTTCGAATCGCGGCGGGCGCGCCAGATTCGTTAAAAGATTTGGCATGTTTCACCGGGCCGGCTCGTCCTTTCCTCTGCTGAAAAAACGGACCTGGGTTGACGAAGTTTATGAGACTTCGCTCTGTACTTTAGTCGAGTTCCCCGCAGTGAAATATGGAGTCCGGCGGGTAACGCTCCCGCTTAACACTGCTTGCGAGCCAGGCGCTTCACTTTTCAGCCACGGCCCCATGAAATTGAATTGGCAGGCCGCCTCGGTGCTGCTTCAAGCAAGCGGAGTTTCGGAGACTCCGTCGCGCAAGCGGGCGCGCGACCGGTGAATCATTGGTGCGGTTGCTGGGAATTGCACCCGGACTTCCTCAATTGGCGGCGAGGCATTCTGCTGTTAAATCACAACCGCGGAAATTGAAAGGGCCGGGACTCGTTTCAGTCCCGGCCCATGCCATTTCAATAAAGAACAAACACCTCTTCCTATCTCGTCGAGATACCAACCCGCGGTTTCACGGCGGCTGTTTAGAGGCACACCGCCTCCGGAGCCCGCGTGGGCACACCACTTCGGTGGAACGCCTCGGCATTCCTGCGCTTCAATTCGTTTGGCCCTGCCAGACATCATCAAGACGTCGCTTGGTTGTCGTTCACAGATCGTTGCCTTTCGCTTCTGCCATTTCACCGTCAGTTTCAGGGAATAAAAAAGTTTATCACACGCCAGCGGTTACGTACAACTCATTACTTTTGGGAGGTGATCAGATCATTCCCTTCATCCGCTTGAGCCACTTGGGGACCTCGTTCCATGGATCGGACGACTCGTATTCGAGCGCGAGGTAACCCTGGTAGTTCGCGTCCCGGAGAATCTTCATGATCCGGGCCAGATCCGCTTCCTGCCTCGACTGGCCAGCCGGACGCACTTCCACTTTGAACTGCACATTGACGGCATAAGGAGCGCACCTGGCAATAGCGCCGTAGGGATCAGCCGTATGAAAATTCCCGGTGTCCAGGTTCACGCCGATCCATGGATTTTTCACCGTTCGGATGATGTCCAGCAGGTCGTCCGGTTCGGCGACGATGCCGCCGTGGTTTTCGATGCCTAGGAAGATGCCCTTCTGGGCCGCGTAATCGCCGCATTCTTCGAGCGCCTCAATGCACAGTTTCTTCGCCTCGTCTTTGCCCGCGCGCGAGGCGTTGCCGGCAAACACCCGGATGTGAGGCGCGCCCAGAATTTGCGCGCGGTCGATCCATTTCTTGACGGAAGCAATCTCGGCGTCGCGCTTTTCGCCTTTGGGATCGGTGAAGGTATTTCCGACGGCGGTGCCGCTGATCTCCATGCCGCGCACGAAGGCATGCCGCCGCAGTTTCAAAAGATACTCCGTCGTGGCGTCCTTCGGAAAATAATAGCTCGTCACCTCCGCGCCATGGCAGCCGTGGTCCGCGCAATAGTCCACGAACTGGAACATGTCGATCCGTTTGGCTGGGTCCGCCGGCGGCTGCTTGTTCCCTTCGACGAAGGAATCACGGAAGGAGTAGGCGGCCAGACTGAGGAGAAATCGCGGCGGGCCTGAGCGCTTGAACGGTTCGACAGCCCCAAGCGGCACACGGCAAAGACTGGCGAGTGTGCCCAATGAGGCGCTCATCCCCAGACAAGTTTGCAGAAAGTTGCGGCGAGAAAGATCGAATTGATTAGTGGTTTTCATAGGAATTACAGCCAGCTTAGGTACGCCAAGCCGGAAATCAATTCTTTAGCGGGCGGGGCGAAGTTCCCTCTCTCAACCCGCCGCGAGAGGAGAGCGGGCTGTCTGACCGCCGCCGTAGAGATGCGGATGATGAATGGTCATGTAGTGTTCGGGATGGGCGAGCGGTTGAAATCCAAACCGGGCATAGAGGCCGTGTGCGTCGTCGGTCGCCAGCAGAAACCTGCGCAATCCTTGCAGATCTGGGTGGTCAAGAATCGCCTTCACGAGCATCTGCGCGACGCCGCGTCGGCGGTGTTCGGGAATCACGAAAACGTCCGCGAGATACGCAAACGTGGCGCGGTCCGTGATCACGCGGGCGAAGCCGATTTGGCGGTCGCTGCAAAAAGCCCCGAAGCAGAGCGAATGTCGAAGGGATTTCTCCACCACGTCGCGCTGGATATCTTTCGCCCAATAGGACGAGCGAAGGAAACCGTGGATCAAATCGAGGTTCATCCGTGCGAGGTCCGTCGAGATTTGGTAGGGGCTCATATGCGGCGCTTCACCATACAGACCGAACTCGACGGGCAAAGGCTCGTGAATTCGGTTGTGATTTGAATTGCTTTAGGGGCCAAGGCGCGGTCCGTGACTTCGTAACCCAGGCGAGTGAAGAAGTGTTCCACGCCGGTCGTCAGCAGCCAGAGCGAATTTACGCCGTGGCTTCGCGCATGTTCCTCGGCGCGCGCGACCAATTGGCGGCCCAGACCCTGGCTTCGAAACTCGCCGGCCACCGCGACCGAACGCAACAAGGCGGCTTCGTGGCAAAGCTCCAAACCGGCGGCCCCGATCAACCGTTCGCCGTCCCGGGAAACGAAGAAGTGGCGCAAGTGGTCGGAGGTCAGGTCGCCCAGCGGCAGGTCGCAGTCGGCCAGCAACTGTTTGATCGCTTGTTCGTCCGTCATTTTGGCGGGAAAGATCTTCATCCGGCATTTCTGCGGTACACGGTGTGCCACGTGTTGTGGCCGCACTTCGGGCAGGATCGGAAACGCTTTTGCCGGCCCGCGGCCTTCCAACGAATTCCTCCCAAATCCCAGACGGACCGGTCGAAGCCGCAGGGGCATTGCATCATCCAGAGTCGCGACTCAGCCTCCAGGCTCGCCGCCCATTTCCGGGGCAGGATCGAGGCCACGAAACTTTGCACCGCATTCATATTCGCGCAGGCCTGTCTCAAAACTGAATGAAACCTGGTAGGGCGAGTCCGTCCCGGCGAGCCGGCTGGGTGGAGCGGGCTACCAGCCCGCCTCGCGCGGCAACCTGCCGCGTGAAAGGTCGCGGGTAAATTCCTGGCGATCTGTCCGGGACTGATCCGCGACCGTTCCGTCCGGCTGGTAGCCGGACGGCACAGGCAAGTTGCCTGTGCTACCTACCTACGGTTCATGGCAAGCTCCCGCTCCGGGGCCGCACTCGCAAGCCGAGGGCTTCCGGCGCATTGGCGAAGGAAATGATTCCATTCTCCGCCGTGGCTCCCAGGAACGGGTCGTTTGTTATGAGGAGATTTCCGTCGATATCGAGATAATCCGTCAGTTCCGCGAGATGCGCCGCGGCGGTGATCAGGACGCTCGATTCGATCATGCAACCGATCATGGTCTTCAACCCGGCGGCTCGCGCGGCTTTCAACGCCTCAACTGCGCCGCTGATCCCGCAGGTCTTCATCAGTTTCACATTGACCGCGTGATAACCTTCGGCGCACCGAGGCAGATCCGCCGTGGAAAGGTACGATTCATCCGCCATGATGGGCAGCGGCGTGCGCGCCTTCAACCAGGCCAAGTCCTTGGCATCCGTTGTCGCGGGCATCGGTTGTTCCACAAACTGAATCAAGCCGTCCGAGGCGAGCCATTCCAGGTTTTTCAGCGCGTCCTCTTTGGTTTTCCAGGCTTCATTGGCATCGACTCGAATCGCCTTCTTCGGCGCCACCTCGCGCAAGGCCGCCAGGTTTTCCTTGTCCCGCGGGCTTCCCACTTTGAGCTTCAGCACAGGATAGCACTCGGCTTCGCGAACCTTGTGCCGAATCGCCTCCGGGCTGTCGATGCCGATGCTGAACGAAGTAACGTGCTTCCCTTCCTTGAAGCCGAGGCCAAGATGATCGTATATCGGCCGACCGGCCAGCCGCGCTGCGCCGTCCAGAAGAGCGATGTTCAACGCGCCCTTTGCGGCGAATTGTCTCCCTTCGGGGCCCTCGAGGTCCTCCATGCTGGCCTGGGGGTTCTCGAACGAAAGTTTTTTCGGACCGACACGCCGCAAGAATTCGAGTGTGCCCTCGACGCCGCGCTCGTAGCGCGTCGAAGGCGCGGCCTCACCGAGGCCGCGGACTCCGCGGCTGTCCGTCAGTTCGACAAACACAACCGGAAAGAGATCGGTGCCGCCGCTGCCGCCCGGCCCCAGCCCGCTTGAAATCGTCCAGCGATGCGCGAGCTTCAGGCCGAACGAGTGGAATGTCAGTTGCACAGGAAGTTTTGTAGCGGACTTCAACCATTTTACAAAATGAATCGTTTCCCCTCGTTACTGATCAGACCGTGGGATAGAATACACCTTGTTGCGTCGCCTTTGGGATCTGGCGAGGCACGACGAAGGAGCATAGCCAGGGCTCTGCGACTGAGGAGAAACGAAGCCAGCGCAATCCGGGAGAACTGCACGGCAAATTGGCGAGGATGTCAAACGACGCGGGATAATGCTCTATCTCGTTTGCGAGGAGACGCCTCAACTGCGTGAATTGTCCGACGCTGCTCAAGGTTGGCTATTCCCAATTTCTAATACGCCCGACCCGAACCAACTGCAAATCATCGCGTCGCGAATCTCGGCATCCATAACGCAGGCAGCGGCAGCAGCCGGAACCGTGCCCCTCACGTCTCCAATTCCCAACCCCTAATACTGCGTCTCAACTCAAAACTCAGTAAAGGAACCAAAAATGAATCCAAATCAATGCCCGAAATGTGGGCAAGGTATCATACCCGGCCAGCCAGTCTGCCCGAAATGTCGGTGGCAATTCTCCCTCAGTCTAGGTCCGGGGGCGACGATCGGCGGCGCCCCTGGGGTTCTCCGCACGATTGCCCGCGCCGCCACCCGGCCAAACTGGATTTGCAGCAATTCCAATAGCCCCCGCATGGTTTCGTCGCCTCCCAGCGCATCGCGGACGAAGCCGGCGATGGCGTCGGCGAGCCGGGTGAACTCGTCTGATTCGTCTCTCACGCCGCGCACTTTTCTGACCGTAATCCGCAGCTTGCGCAGGCCGGCGGCAAAGCGGTGACGCTCCTTTCTGCCCAACCCGTCCACGAAGATCGTGGCTTCAAACACGCCATGAGCGGCTGCGTTGAGCGCTTTCGCCGTGGAGAGAATCGTAAGGTCCACGTAGGTCTGTGCGCCGCGATACGAAGAAAAGTAGAGGTGGCGCGCGAGGTCAGGCAGGGAAATGATCCGCTCAGGGTATCGGGACCGTTCGTCTCGCGGGGTCTTCGTCCACTTCCGTTCGCACTTCCCGCTCTCCCGCTCGATCTCACCAAGCCGCCGCCTGAGCGCATCCCGTTCGGACTCGGTAACCACCACGGCCACGAGAAACAACTCTCCTTTCGTGTCCTGACCGGACTCGTCAACGTACGCGTAGCGCTTGTGCTTTGCCGTCGCCATGCGGGGGGAATGGAGATTTCGAGAAACAACGCCATTCCACCACGATTCAGAACTTCACCTTCTGCGCCATCGCCTGACTGTGTTCGTTGCGCAGATGCCCGTAGGTGCGCATGGCGAGCGCGCCGCCGTCTTTGTGGCCGAGCCACCGCGCGACGGTGGGAATGTCCACGCCGGCTTCAATGCAGCGCGTGGCGAAGAGATGCCGCAGATCGTGATGGCGCAGCGGTGGAATCCCGACCGCTTCGCACGCTTTCACATCTCGCGCGGAATTTGGAGTACTTTCTCCCACTGACTTCCGGTGATTCTCAATCGCGGCATCCAGAATGAGCCGGAGCGTGTCCACGGTATTGTTGAAATACTGGCCAGCGATTTCCGCGCGGAGATTGGCCGCCCACTTCTTACACTCTTCCGTCGAAATCTCGTTGATGCGCTTCTCCCAGAGTTCCGGCCAAGTGAGATCAATTTTCCGAATGCAGATCGTCCGGTAGTGCTTGCTCCGTTCCTTGAGGGAAGCGTCATTCGCGACGTCTTCCTTGAACCGCTCCACGGCTTCGGAGAAGAGGGGAAACGGCGTGCCGTCCGCTTGCTGCTCTTGTTGTTTCTTGAAGAAATCAACGAGCTCGAGTCTGGCGTTCGTTCAGACGTCCGTCTCCAGGCTTTGACGAATAATCTTGCCGCGGGTTTTGACCCTTGCAAAATATGTCCCACTGCTGGTGTATTGCAGCAGGTTTGGGACGTTCCGGAACGAACGCCATTTCCCGTCCTTAGAAAGACGGGATTTGCTTTTTCGGGAAGTTCCATCCTCGGATGTCGGTAGGATACCCAAGTGGCCAACGGGGGCAGACTGTAAATCTGCTGGCTTACGCCTACGCTGGTTCGAATCCAGCTCCTACCACCACCTTTATCACAGGGAGAAACAGCGATTGCATCCTTATTGCACGCGGTCTCTCTCGATATCGCCAGCTTTCTTCCGGTGCGCTTTCGTGCTTTTGCAGTCTTTTGCCGACTTGTCCAAAACGATGCACGCAATGTAACCATAAAGTAACCAAGCCCAGTCTGCCGAAAGTCTGCTGGCGGGTGGCCGAACTGCCATCCCGCAGAGATCCGCGCTCTCAAGCCAACTGTGAGCGAAAGCGGGGTGTCGTAGCAGAACTCGTCCCGTCGCGTACGATCAGGCTTCGACTGGCCGCCCAGCGCGTCCGCTCGAATTCCTCAACGCCCCAACGGGAATCCTTCCCCAAATCGCAACGTGCTGAACCGGGGGTATCGCGGGGGTGCCGGCCATCGATGCTCCCGGCACGGGGATGCGTCCATGCGCGACTCACGGCCTCGACAGGAATACCCTCCTTCGGCGGGAGATTGCGTGACCGCTCCCGGCCAGGCAATCGCAAACCGCCGGCCAGGCACCTTGCCGTATTTCACGAACTCGAATCGACTCCCGGTTGCGTCTTATCGAGTAGGCTGGCTCCGTCCGCACTGCAAGTCACTCTGGCTCGAATTCCTGTGCGGTAAATTTCAGCGTGCGCGCGTTTTCGGTGACGGTGCGGACTATGTTGTCGGGCGCGCCTTCGGGCATCTGGGCTTGGATTTCGAGCGTCACTTTCACCATCGCGCCGGGTTGCAGGGCGAGATGCTGGACGATTTCTTCGGCAATCTTGCCGGCGTCACGACCGACACGCTGCGGGTTCAACTCGACGGAGCCGTAGAAGCGTTTCGGCTTCGCGGGCGGTGGCGTAGTTGTAACGGTCGGTTGGCCGACGGCTGACTCACCGGGAATTCCGGTTGGGCTGACGACCTGTGTGCCGCCGATGGCGGTCGCGGTCGCGGCTTGCTCGGCTTGAAATTGTTTTTGCGCGGCGTCCGGTTTGACGAGTAAGCCTGTGGGGCCGTCCTCGGAAGCCGTGACGTGCTGGCCGAAGCGCAGACCGCGAAAGCGGGTGGCAACCTCATCGAAACTGTCGGCGTAGGCGAATGAGTCCTGTTGCCAACTGAGCAGCGCAACGCCGTCCTGCACGGCTTCCACCAGCACCTTG includes these proteins:
- a CDS encoding sugar phosphate isomerase/epimerase; translated protein: MKTTNQFDLSRRNFLQTCLGMSASLGTLASLCRVPLGAVEPFKRSGPPRFLLSLAAYSFRDSFVEGNKQPPADPAKRIDMFQFVDYCADHGCHGAEVTSYYFPKDATTEYLLKLRRHAFVRGMEISGTAVGNTFTDPKGEKRDAEIASVKKWIDRAQILGAPHIRVFAGNASRAGKDEAKKLCIEALEECGDYAAQKGIFLGIENHGGIVAEPDDLLDIIRTVKNPWIGVNLDTGNFHTADPYGAIARCAPYAVNVQFKVEVRPAGQSRQEADLARIMKILRDANYQGYLALEYESSDPWNEVPKWLKRMKGMI
- a CDS encoding GNAT family N-acetyltransferase, which codes for MSPYQISTDLARMNLDLIHGFLRSSYWAKDIQRDVVEKSLRHSLCFGAFCSDRQIGFARVITDRATFAYLADVFVIPEHRRRGVAQMLVKAILDHPDLQGLRRFLLATDDAHGLYARFGFQPLAHPEHYMTIHHPHLYGGGQTARSPLAAG
- a CDS encoding GNAT family N-acetyltransferase, whose product is MPLRLRPVRLGFGRNSLEGRGPAKAFPILPEVRPQHVAHRVPQKCRMKIFPAKMTDEQAIKQLLADCDLPLGDLTSDHLRHFFVSRDGERLIGAAGLELCHEAALLRSVAVAGEFRSQGLGRQLVARAEEHARSHGVNSLWLLTTGVEHFFTRLGYEVTDRALAPKAIQITTEFTSLCPSSSVCMVKRRI
- a CDS encoding dipeptide epimerase, whose protein sequence is MKLAHRWTISSGLGPGGSGGTDLFPVVFVELTDSRGVRGLGEAAPSTRYERGVEGTLEFLRRVGPKKLSFENPQASMEDLEGPEGRQFAAKGALNIALLDGAARLAGRPIYDHLGLGFKEGKHVTSFSIGIDSPEAIRHKVREAECYPVLKLKVGSPRDKENLAALREVAPKKAIRVDANEAWKTKEDALKNLEWLASDGLIQFVEQPMPATTDAKDLAWLKARTPLPIMADESYLSTADLPRCAEGYHAVNVKLMKTCGISGAVEALKAARAAGLKTMIGCMIESSVLITAAAHLAELTDYLDIDGNLLITNDPFLGATAENGIISFANAPEALGLRVRPRSGSLP